A region of Malaciobacter marinus DNA encodes the following proteins:
- a CDS encoding EAL domain-containing protein produces the protein MKDINAIYNFDNGDYIIKQLEKLLKHTIKNKIKAILKDSVFIDFVNTHVDVFGLTIYKDISQEDIEKIKDAIFYTIISHKFKLLDKKSFINIDVTIGCSKSADKKIKIYAEKALHNAKLNFVHFIYFDSKFYEEENSNENLLEILKYNIQEKLVEPYFQPIANAQTEEIVKYEALMRVFDKNNNMIMPYVFIQKSKKYRLYNNLMAILIEKVVSYINKYKINISINLDFHDILNPKIKDLLIEKIKNNNVGEYLTLEILESDKISNYSIVNEFIKEVKKYGVKIAIDDFGTGFSNYEYILNIDVDYIKIDGSLIKKIDQEIYLNLVKSIVLFCKQQNFEVVAEFVSDLKILRYIRSLGIEYAQGYYISKPKPIETIVGELNEKNS, from the coding sequence ATGAAAGATATTAACGCTATTTATAATTTTGATAATGGCGATTACATAATAAAACAATTAGAAAAGTTACTTAAACATACAATTAAAAATAAAATCAAAGCCATACTAAAAGATTCAGTTTTTATTGATTTTGTAAATACACATGTTGATGTTTTTGGACTTACTATATACAAAGATATATCACAAGAAGATATAGAAAAAATAAAAGATGCAATCTTTTATACAATAATCTCACATAAATTTAAACTTTTAGATAAAAAGTCATTTATTAATATCGATGTAACAATAGGTTGTTCTAAAAGTGCAGATAAAAAAATAAAAATATATGCAGAAAAAGCTTTACATAATGCAAAGTTAAATTTTGTTCATTTTATCTATTTTGATAGTAAATTTTATGAAGAAGAAAATTCAAATGAAAACTTACTTGAAATACTTAAATATAATATTCAAGAAAAGTTAGTAGAACCATATTTTCAGCCAATAGCAAATGCTCAAACAGAAGAAATTGTAAAATATGAAGCATTAATGAGAGTATTTGACAAAAATAATAACATGATAATGCCTTATGTATTTATTCAAAAATCTAAAAAATACAGACTATACAATAATTTAATGGCAATACTAATTGAGAAAGTTGTTTCATATATCAATAAATATAAAATCAATATAAGTATAAATCTTGACTTTCATGATATATTAAATCCAAAAATAAAAGATTTATTAATAGAAAAAATCAAAAATAACAATGTTGGAGAATATCTAACTTTAGAGATATTAGAAAGTGATAAAATATCAAACTATTCTATTGTAAATGAGTTTATTAAAGAAGTTAAAAAATATGGTGTAAAAATAGCCATTGATGACTTTGGAACAGGCTTTTCAAATTATGAATATATTTTAAATATTGATGTTGATTATATAAAAATAGATGGCTCACTTATAAAAAAGATTGACCAAGAAATTTATTTAAACCTTGTAAAAAGTATAGTTTTATTTTGTAAACAACAAAATTTTGAAGTTGTTGCAGAGTTTGTAAGTGATTTAAAAATATTAAGATATATTCGTTCATTGGGAATTGAATATGCACAAGGATATTATATTAGTAAGCCAAAACCAATAGAAACAATAGTTGGAGAACTTAATGAAAAGAATTCTTAA
- the pxpB gene encoding 5-oxoprolinase subunit PxpB produces MKIKVASVDSLIIYFGDKIDKDIAKKVKNAYLCIKKLNLDGIIEIVPSYTSILITYDIFTYDYETIKIKLEELINLDETQEDNSKLITIDVYYGTEVGLDLQSMSEKTGLSIEQIIKIHSEKTYDVYAIGFLPGFGYLASVDDRIALPRLSTPRKSIPKGSVAIANTQTAVYPQASPGGWNIVGRTAFEFFDKKLETLSPISVGDRVKFNPISKEQFLKQGGVL; encoded by the coding sequence ATGAAAATAAAAGTAGCCTCAGTTGATTCATTAATTATCTATTTTGGAGATAAGATTGATAAAGATATAGCAAAGAAAGTAAAAAATGCTTATCTTTGTATAAAAAAATTAAATCTTGATGGAATTATTGAAATAGTTCCATCATATACTTCAATTTTAATTACATATGATATTTTTACATATGATTATGAAACTATAAAAATAAAACTTGAAGAGTTGATTAATCTAGATGAAACTCAAGAAGATAACTCTAAACTAATTACTATTGATGTTTATTATGGAACTGAAGTTGGATTAGATTTGCAAAGTATGAGTGAAAAAACAGGTTTAAGTATAGAACAAATTATAAAAATTCATTCAGAGAAAACATATGATGTGTATGCAATAGGATTCTTGCCAGGTTTTGGATATTTAGCAAGTGTTGATGATCGTATTGCTCTTCCTAGATTAAGTACTCCAAGAAAAAGTATTCCAAAAGGAAGTGTTGCAATTGCAAATACTCAAACAGCTGTTTACCCACAAGCTAGCCCTGGAGGTTGGAATATTGTAGGAAGAACTGCTTTTGAATTTTTTGATAAAAAATTAGAGACTTTATCTCCTATTAGTGTAGGAGATAGGGTGAAATTTAATCCAATTTCAAAAGAGCAGTTTTTAAAACAAGGAGGAGTTTTATGA
- a CDS encoding 5-oxoprolinase subunit PxpA, with the protein MNIRLNCDMGESFGIWKMGYDEQIMPYIDMANLACGFHASDALTMNKSVALAKKYNVTLGAHPAYQDLVGFGRRSIRCSLEEIKSIILYQLGALNAFCKAHGTGISYVKPHGALYNDMMKDENIFKAILSAISSFDKNIKLMILSSPKNESYKHTAMFYGINLLYEVFADRNYNDDGTLVSRIRDDAVIQDELEVAQRISTLKEKGYILSVNNNRLFLEVDSLCVHGDNEKALDFIKLLRKALI; encoded by the coding sequence ATGAATATTAGATTAAACTGCGATATGGGAGAAAGTTTTGGTATCTGGAAGATGGGATATGATGAGCAAATTATGCCATATATTGATATGGCAAATCTTGCTTGTGGTTTCCATGCTAGTGATGCTTTAACTATGAATAAATCTGTTGCCTTGGCAAAAAAATATAATGTAACACTTGGTGCACATCCTGCATATCAAGACTTAGTTGGTTTTGGTAGAAGAAGCATAAGATGTTCACTTGAAGAGATAAAATCTATAATTTTATATCAATTAGGTGCATTAAATGCATTTTGTAAAGCTCATGGAACAGGTATTTCATATGTAAAACCACATGGTGCTTTATATAATGATATGATGAAAGATGAAAATATATTCAAAGCAATATTAAGTGCAATATCATCTTTTGATAAAAATATAAAACTTATGATTTTATCAAGCCCTAAAAATGAAAGTTATAAACATACTGCAATGTTTTATGGAATAAATTTATTGTATGAAGTATTTGCAGATAGAAATTATAATGATGATGGAACTCTTGTATCAAGAATAAGAGATGATGCGGTGATTCAAGATGAGCTAGAAGTTGCTCAAAGAATCTCAACACTTAAAGAAAAAGGTTATATATTAAGTGTAAACAATAACAGATTATTTTTAGAAGTAGATAGTTTATGTGTGCATGGAGATAATGAAAAAGCCTTAGACTTTATAAAACTATTAAGAAAAGCATTGATTTAA
- a CDS encoding diguanylate cyclase codes for MKRILKKVTDETVNELLQNEIILPSTYFQCFDKHAKTLEIDLEDKDFHKRLDSFIAKEYADINDYARKTLESLDKVTIATKDAKLAIENKDESSLQKIYHEMQDLKKELDTITSKVFKDEVTQAFNKKWIYNRFLNNEYNFKKDGVLTLIRVENADYIYENYGQLIFDNLQIFLVKYITKKIKEEKLNYSIARFINNQFIIFFDNEDLKECSHVINNIKNLIEDTTLKSKSGILIKPKFTYEINTYSKNESFSELIENSFINIC; via the coding sequence ATGAAAAGAATTCTTAAAAAAGTAACTGATGAGACAGTAAATGAACTTTTGCAAAATGAAATTATTTTGCCCTCAACATATTTTCAGTGCTTTGATAAACATGCAAAAACCTTAGAAATTGACTTAGAAGATAAAGATTTTCACAAAAGACTAGACTCTTTTATAGCAAAAGAGTATGCAGATATAAATGATTATGCAAGAAAAACACTAGAAAGTTTAGATAAGGTAACAATTGCAACAAAAGATGCGAAACTTGCAATTGAAAATAAAGATGAAAGTTCTTTACAAAAAATCTATCATGAGATGCAAGATTTAAAAAAAGAACTTGATACTATAACAAGTAAAGTATTTAAAGATGAAGTAACACAAGCTTTTAATAAAAAATGGATTTATAATAGATTTTTAAATAATGAATATAATTTTAAAAAAGATGGAGTATTAACTTTAATAAGAGTAGAAAATGCTGATTATATTTATGAAAATTATGGTCAACTAATTTTTGATAATTTGCAAATCTTTTTAGTAAAATATATTACAAAAAAGATAAAAGAAGAGAAATTAAACTACAGTATTGCTAGATTTATAAATAACCAATTTATTATATTTTTTGATAATGAAGATTTAAAAGAGTGTTCACATGTAATCAATAATATAAAAAATCTAATTGAAGACACTACACTTAAAAGTAAATCAGGCATCTTAATCAAACCAAAATTTACCTATGAAATAAATACATATTCAAAAAATGAAAGTTTTTCAGAACTAATAGAAAACTCTTTTATAAATATTTGTTAA
- a CDS encoding LysE family translocator produces the protein MIDFLFLALTLGVSAGFAPGPLTNFVIQQTLKHDLNSGVKVAFSPVIVDIPIVILSILLASYISDSKIFLMFVSLVGSAYLFYLAYENFKVEQIVLDKNVPNKSFRQGLVIGALSPNPYLFWIAIGTPILLQILNEFSLSVVFAFLATFYFSLVGSKVFIAYMAAKSKKFLKGKVYFFIMKFLALLLAAFAVKLIFDAIGYIN, from the coding sequence ATGATAGATTTTTTATTTTTGGCACTTACTTTGGGTGTAAGTGCTGGTTTTGCTCCAGGTCCTCTTACAAACTTTGTGATACAACAAACTTTAAAACACGATTTGAATTCAGGTGTTAAAGTGGCTTTTTCTCCTGTAATAGTAGATATTCCAATAGTGATATTATCTATTCTTTTAGCAAGTTATATTAGTGATTCAAAAATATTTTTAATGTTTGTTTCTTTAGTTGGAAGTGCTTATTTATTCTATTTGGCTTATGAAAATTTTAAGGTTGAACAAATTGTACTTGATAAAAATGTGCCAAATAAATCTTTTAGACAAGGTTTAGTTATTGGTGCTTTAAGTCCAAATCCTTATCTTTTTTGGATTGCTATTGGAACACCAATTTTACTGCAAATACTAAATGAGTTCTCTTTAAGTGTAGTATTTGCTTTTTTAGCAACTTTTTACTTTTCATTGGTTGGTTCAAAAGTTTTTATTGCATATATGGCAGCAAAGAGTAAAAAGTTTTTAAAAGGGAAGGTTTATTTTTTTATAATGAAATTTTTGGCCTTATTATTAGCAGCATTTGCTGTAAAATTAATTTTTGATGCAATAGGATATATAAATTGA
- a CDS encoding TRAP transporter large permease: MIADPLILSIVLIVIMFVFLLSSIWIGISLMLTGIIGMLLFDHNLPPVISVYDKIGDLLASSLYDALNSWSLAALPMFILMGEILYKSSISTRLLNGLKPWLTHIPGKLLHVNVAACSLFAAVSGSSAATTATVGKITLDELQSRGYSKSLAMGSLAGSGTLGYLIPPSLIMIIYGVLSDVSIGKLFVAGLIPGLLLATLYSFYIMYKATTDKENVMPADDETYTFKDKLYSLKDLAPIFSLIGLVLGSIYGGFATPTEAAALGILGSLILAAYFKALSFDILKNALLNSVKTSVMIGFIIAGAVFLSQVIGFLGIARAMSEFITGLGLSPLMLILLIGIMYIILGMILEAISIVVMTLPIVLPIVILAGYDPLWFGIFLVFMVEMAQITPPVGFSLFVIQGISNEKIETILKATFPFFIIMIITVALITFFPELVFFLPNKMIG, from the coding sequence ATGATAGCTGATCCACTTATATTATCAATTGTTTTAATAGTAATAATGTTTGTATTTTTATTATCATCTATTTGGATTGGTATTTCATTGATGTTAACAGGAATAATTGGGATGCTTTTATTTGATCATAATCTTCCTCCTGTAATAAGTGTATATGATAAAATAGGAGATTTACTTGCATCTTCTTTATATGATGCTTTAAATTCTTGGTCACTTGCAGCACTTCCAATGTTTATTTTAATGGGTGAGATTTTATATAAATCTTCAATCTCAACAAGATTACTAAATGGATTAAAGCCATGGCTTACTCATATACCTGGTAAACTTTTACATGTAAATGTTGCAGCTTGTTCTCTTTTTGCAGCAGTGTCTGGTTCTAGTGCTGCTACTACTGCTACTGTTGGTAAAATTACTCTTGATGAACTTCAAAGTAGAGGATATTCAAAATCATTAGCTATGGGTTCACTTGCAGGTTCTGGTACTCTTGGATATTTGATTCCTCCATCACTTATAATGATTATATATGGAGTTTTATCTGATGTATCTATTGGTAAACTTTTTGTTGCTGGTTTAATACCTGGATTATTACTTGCTACTTTATACTCTTTTTATATTATGTATAAAGCAACAACAGATAAAGAAAATGTTATGCCAGCTGATGATGAAACATATACTTTTAAAGATAAACTATATTCACTAAAAGATTTAGCGCCTATATTTTCACTTATTGGTTTAGTTTTAGGTTCAATCTATGGTGGTTTTGCAACTCCAACAGAAGCAGCAGCTTTAGGTATTTTGGGTTCATTGATTTTAGCTGCTTACTTTAAAGCTTTATCTTTTGATATATTAAAAAATGCACTTTTAAATAGTGTAAAAACTTCAGTTATGATTGGTTTTATTATTGCAGGTGCAGTTTTCTTATCTCAAGTTATTGGATTTTTAGGAATTGCAAGAGCTATGAGTGAGTTTATTACAGGTCTTGGATTAAGTCCATTAATGCTTATTTTATTAATAGGTATTATGTATATTATTCTTGGAATGATTTTAGAAGCAATTTCTATTGTTGTAATGACTTTACCAATTGTATTACCTATTGTTATTTTAGCTGGGTATGATCCTTTATGGTTTGGTATTTTCTTGGTATTTATGGTAGAAATGGCACAAATAACTCCACCTGTTGGATTTTCCCTATTTGTAATTCAAGGTATAAGTAATGAAAAGATTGAAACGATTTTAAAAGCAACTTTTCCATTTTTTATAATAATGATTATAACAGTTGCACTAATTACATTTTTCCCAGAATTGGTATTTTTCTTACCAAATAAAATGATTGGTTAG
- a CDS encoding DedA family protein produces the protein MEDLIKDWGYIALFAYSFGGGFVGLVVAGVLSYAGDLNIYISILVAGVSNFLGDQFLFTLARKNKMYAKDMMKKYGRKVALAHLMMRRYGSFVVFFQKYIYGIKTLIPLAMGITKYSSKKFVFFNILATALWAVIVGYASYTAGSYILNSSEDFKYIGLGIVVVVFLILSLIFRRV, from the coding sequence TTGGAAGATTTGATAAAAGATTGGGGATATATTGCATTATTTGCTTATTCCTTTGGTGGTGGATTTGTTGGTCTTGTAGTTGCAGGAGTATTATCTTATGCCGGTGATTTAAATATTTATATTTCTATATTAGTTGCAGGTGTATCTAACTTTTTGGGTGACCAGTTTTTATTTACCCTTGCAAGAAAAAATAAAATGTATGCAAAAGATATGATGAAAAAGTATGGAAGAAAAGTTGCTTTAGCTCATTTGATGATGAGAAGATATGGTTCCTTTGTTGTTTTTTTCCAAAAATATATTTATGGAATAAAAACTTTAATTCCATTGGCTATGGGAATTACAAAATATTCAAGTAAAAAGTTTGTATTTTTTAATATTTTAGCAACAGCACTTTGGGCTGTAATTGTTGGTTATGCAAGTTACACAGCAGGTTCGTATATATTAAATAGTAGTGAAGACTTTAAATATATAGGTTTAGGAATAGTTGTTGTAGTATTTTTAATACTTTCGCTTATTTTTAGAAGAGTATGA
- a CDS encoding TRAP transporter small permease subunit, translated as MIILVSLILLEIFLRSFFDISTMIADEYSGYLYLASIFLGLAYTFSSDSHIRINIITSKLSKKVNKKVDVFAAIIALGVLFFAFYRTVLLAYDSYEFEMLSENVSETPIYLTQLAMPLGIALFILAVIVFIFKGFTHDS; from the coding sequence TTGATAATATTAGTATCACTAATTTTATTGGAGATTTTTCTAAGATCATTTTTTGATATTTCAACAATGATTGCAGATGAATATAGTGGATATCTCTATTTAGCTTCTATTTTTTTAGGACTTGCTTATACATTTAGTAGTGATAGTCATATTAGAATTAATATAATTACTTCAAAACTTTCTAAAAAAGTAAATAAAAAAGTAGATGTTTTTGCAGCAATTATTGCACTTGGTGTACTATTTTTTGCATTTTATAGAACTGTATTACTTGCATATGACTCATATGAGTTTGAAATGCTTTCAGAAAATGTATCAGAAACACCAATTTATTTAACTCAACTTGCAATGCCTCTTGGAATTGCGCTATTTATTTTAGCAGTTATAGTTTTTATTTTCAAAGGATTTACACATGATAGCTGA
- a CDS encoding response regulator transcription factor: MKKELLEQLKNYTILCVEDEEGIRKRLVNTLKYYFKEVYSASNADEGYELYFEYKPSIILSDIEMPKENGIALIEKIRKKDFNTIIIMVTAYSNEEYLLDLINLNVNQYILKPVNSESLLNGILKALASKLTLKIQLNDNLCFHMESRELYFKDELISLRKRDKEFIILLYENKNRVLTYDYIEEYLWKDKSMSMSALKTFIKEFRQRVPEDILINIPQEGYKLKST, translated from the coding sequence ATGAAAAAAGAGTTATTAGAACAATTGAAAAACTATACAATTCTTTGTGTAGAGGATGAAGAGGGGATTCGTAAACGTTTGGTAAATACTTTAAAGTATTATTTTAAAGAAGTTTATTCAGCTTCAAATGCTGATGAAGGTTATGAATTGTACTTTGAATATAAGCCTTCAATAATTTTAAGTGATATTGAGATGCCAAAAGAGAATGGAATCGCCCTTATTGAAAAGATAAGAAAAAAAGATTTTAACACTATTATAATAATGGTAACAGCATATAGTAATGAAGAGTATTTATTGGATTTGATAAATTTAAATGTAAATCAATATATCTTAAAACCTGTGAACTCAGAGTCACTTTTAAATGGTATATTAAAAGCACTTGCTTCAAAACTTACTTTGAAAATACAATTAAATGATAATTTATGTTTTCATATGGAATCAAGGGAATTATATTTTAAAGATGAATTAATAAGTTTAAGAAAAAGAGATAAAGAATTTATTATATTGTTGTATGAAAATAAAAATAGAGTTTTAACATATGATTATATTGAAGAGTATTTATGGAAAGATAAAAGTATGAGTATGAGTGCATTGAAAACATTTATAAAAGAGTTTAGACAAAGGGTTCCTGAAGATATTTTAATAAATATTCCACAAGAAGGGTATAAGTTAAAAAGTACATAA
- a CDS encoding TRAP transporter substrate-binding protein gives MFKKSLLIVSLASAMFAGDMKMDLNAKYSESNFHTQGAKKFATLVKEYTNGSIKITVHSGSALIKGNPLKAVKDGTVAMTDMFIPFTSGGGKVFGISALPFIANSYDDAYKLYQLSKKSYEKTARKWNQKLLYSVTWPASGFYSKNEINSIADFKGVKTRTYDKNSASFVNLAGGNAVALPWGEVYSSLRTGMVDSVVTSSSSGKDGKFWEVLGNYTKINYAYPLQAVTINLDYWNALDKNQQKAMLKAAKEIEKSQWEAVKIEDETSLELLRKNGMKVQEASPELKKELDEIALKLLTEYLDDANKDIKKIFKEYRK, from the coding sequence ATGTTCAAGAAAAGTTTATTGATTGTATCTCTTGCAAGTGCAATGTTTGCAGGTGATATGAAAATGGATTTAAATGCAAAATATTCTGAAAGTAACTTTCATACTCAAGGTGCTAAGAAGTTTGCAACATTAGTTAAAGAGTATACTAATGGAAGTATAAAAATAACAGTACATTCAGGTAGTGCGCTTATTAAGGGTAATCCTTTAAAAGCAGTAAAAGATGGAACTGTAGCTATGACTGATATGTTTATACCTTTTACTTCAGGTGGAGGTAAGGTATTTGGAATTTCAGCACTTCCTTTTATTGCAAACTCATATGATGATGCTTATAAACTTTATCAATTATCAAAAAAATCTTATGAAAAAACTGCAAGAAAGTGGAATCAAAAACTACTTTATTCAGTAACTTGGCCAGCAAGTGGTTTTTATTCTAAAAATGAGATTAATTCAATAGCTGATTTTAAAGGTGTAAAAACTAGAACTTATGATAAAAATTCTGCATCTTTTGTAAATCTTGCAGGTGGGAATGCTGTTGCTTTACCTTGGGGAGAGGTTTATTCATCACTTAGAACTGGAATGGTTGATTCTGTTGTAACTTCTTCAAGCTCAGGTAAAGATGGTAAGTTTTGGGAAGTATTAGGTAATTATACAAAAATAAATTATGCATATCCTTTACAAGCAGTGACTATAAATTTAGATTATTGGAATGCTTTAGATAAAAATCAACAAAAAGCGATGCTAAAAGCAGCAAAAGAGATTGAAAAGTCACAATGGGAAGCTGTGAAAATTGAAGATGAGACTTCTTTAGAGTTATTAAGAAAAAATGGTATGAAAGTACAAGAAGCTAGTCCTGAACTTAAAAAAGAGCTTGATGAAATTGCTTTAAAACTTTTAACTGAATATCTTGATGATGCAAATAAAGATATTAAAAAAATCTTTAAAGAATATAGAAAGTAG
- a CDS encoding biotin-dependent carboxyltransferase family protein: MSLEIINTPIFATIQDKGRFSYTHIGVTHAGVMDEYAYYIANMLLGNKKDENIIEIAFANVEFKANTNTQIAVTGAFCEVFINNEAKNSWQTHNLKVGDIVKIGKFLEGSKVYLAVKDGFKIKKEFGSYSTTIKENLGGLNANRLQKGDILKINSHNLFHTSRLKKSFHPKYEDTLLLRVVLSYQDEYFSDKEKQKFFSSEFTVSNEFNRMGCKLKGEPIKCDIDGIVSEGISFGAIQIPSDGQPIILLKDRQTIGGYPKIGSVLSIDCFKLAQAKPNTKIRFKQISIEKAQKKLKEFYNSFN, translated from the coding sequence ATGAGTTTAGAGATTATTAATACTCCAATTTTTGCAACTATTCAAGATAAAGGAAGATTTTCATATACACACATAGGAGTAACACACGCAGGTGTTATGGATGAGTATGCTTACTATATAGCAAATATGCTTTTAGGTAATAAAAAAGATGAGAATATTATAGAAATAGCTTTTGCAAATGTAGAGTTTAAAGCAAATACAAATACACAAATAGCAGTAACTGGAGCTTTTTGTGAGGTTTTTATAAATAATGAAGCTAAAAATAGTTGGCAAACACATAATCTTAAAGTTGGAGATATTGTTAAAATTGGAAAGTTTTTAGAAGGTTCAAAAGTATATCTTGCTGTAAAAGATGGCTTTAAAATTAAAAAAGAGTTTGGAAGCTATTCAACTACAATAAAAGAAAATCTTGGTGGCTTAAATGCAAATAGATTACAAAAGGGTGATATTTTAAAAATTAATTCTCATAATCTATTTCATACTTCAAGATTAAAAAAGAGTTTTCATCCAAAGTATGAAGATACACTTTTATTAAGAGTTGTTTTATCTTATCAAGATGAATATTTTTCTGATAAGGAAAAACAGAAGTTTTTTTCAAGTGAGTTTACAGTGTCAAATGAGTTTAATAGAATGGGGTGCAAATTAAAAGGTGAACCAATAAAGTGTGATATTGATGGTATTGTATCTGAGGGAATAAGCTTTGGAGCAATACAAATTCCAAGTGATGGACAACCTATTATACTTTTAAAAGATAGACAAACAATTGGTGGTTATCCTAAAATTGGTAGTGTTTTAAGTATTGATTGCTTTAAATTAGCTCAAGCAAAACCAAATACAAAAATAAGATTTAAACAAATATCTATTGAAAAAGCACAAAAGAAGTTAAAAGAGTTTTATAACTCTTTTAACTAA